A section of the Triticum dicoccoides isolate Atlit2015 ecotype Zavitan chromosome 7A, WEW_v2.0, whole genome shotgun sequence genome encodes:
- the LOC119328261 gene encoding uncharacterized protein LOC119328261 isoform X2, whose protein sequence is MGNSRSKAVDQQPEEDVTTDLTSSIIVEDNNASIIHVSQNIGENSATVPDGSMSFSDGEHNEACFTAPSILNLDFSTNQDDGTSPLRIKDHHDGSLLGSNNLTLDCGTNVDGHNSIGGEPPNDDIDGATKLTDDIRSIDLSHITNEHLNTQRRAAYHKKKVQDNVLLQEVQQPCLSKSDQRELNNAWRRESYRISKTNGLKKQQVDGHIVQRRTLGDITNVRQPTHVISGTSITHCLSIFMRGVPLVYHKRLLTYHVESEDNNVTKENVAITEEDRKRDHRNALRRASYRRKKDQGLQENNLRTLNLTDNPTSSAYTTLSHTDSAFTATTTETSCLVNDNDLHDVDENILEETNHITEEDRKRDHRNALRRASYRRKKDKILADENLRPLSNSEWLLVPPRL, encoded by the exons ATGGGTAATTCAAGAAGCAAGGCGGTTGATCAGCAACCAGAAGAGGACGTTACTACGG ACCTTACAAGCTCTATAATAGTTGAAGATAACAATGCAAGCATCATACATGTATCTCAAAACATTGGGGAAAATTCAGCTACTGTTCCAG ATGGATCAATGTCGTTTTCGGATGGAGAGCACAATGAGGCTTGCTTCACAGCTCCGAGTATACTGAATTTGGATTTTAGCACAAATCAAGATG ATGGAACAAGTCCGCTACGGATTAAAGACCATCATGATGGTTCGTTGTTGGGTTCCAATAATCTAACTCTCGATTGTGGCACAAATGTAGATGGCCACAATAGTATTG GCGGTGAACCTCCAAACGATGATATCGATGGTGCGACAAAGCTAACAG ACGACATCAGATCCatagatctaagtcatataacaaaTGAACACCTCAACACACAAAGGCGTGCAGCTTATCATAAGAAAAAAGTACAAGACAATGTGTTGTTGCAGGAGGTTCAACAGCCCTGCTTGTCGAAATCTG ACCAGAGGGAACTTAACAATGCGTGGAGGCGGGAATCTTATCGAATTAGCAAGACAAATGGTTTGAAAAAACAACAAGTCGATGGCCACATTGTTCAACGTCGTACCCTAGGTGATATCACGAATGTCCGTCAACCTACACATGTGATCTCGGGTACATCAATTACTCATTGTTTATCAATTTTCATGCGTGGCGTCCCCTTGGTATATCATAAAAGATTACTGACCTACCATGTTGAATCAGAGGACAACAATGTCACCAAAGAGAATGTGGCAATAACCGAAGAAGATCGCAAAAGAGATCATAGAAACGCCCTCAGGAGAGCATCTTATCGGAGGAAAAAAGATCAGGGTCTCCAAGAAAATAATCTCCGCACCCTTAATTTAACTG ACAACCCAACTAGCTCCGCCTATACAACATTATCGCATACTGATTCAGCATTTACTGCTACAACTACGGAgacatcttgtctggttaatgacaATGATCTACATG ACGTTGACGAGAATATACTTGAAGAAACAAATCATATAACCGAGGAAGATCGCAAGAGAGATCATAGAAATGCTCTTAGGAGAGCATCTTATCGGAGGAAAAAGGATAAGATATTAGCAGATGAAAATCTACGGCCACTATCTAATTCAG
- the LOC119328261 gene encoding uncharacterized protein LOC119328261 isoform X1 — MGNSRSKAVDQQPEEDVTTDLTSSIIVEDNNASIIHVSQNIGENSATVPDGSMSFSDGEHNEACFTAPSILNLDFSTNQDDGTSPLRIKDHHDGSLLGSNNLTLDCGTNVDGHNSIGGEPPNDDIDGATKLTDDIRSIDLSHITNEHLNTQRRAAYHKKKVQDNVLLQEVQQPCLSKSDQRELNNAWRRESYRISKTNGLKKQQVDGHIVQRRTLGDITNVRQPTHVISGTSITHCLSIFMRGVPLVYHKRLLTYHVESEDNNVTKENVAITEEDRKRDHRNALRRASYRRKKDQGLQENNLRTLNLTDNPTSSAYTTLSHTDSAFTATTTETSCLVNDNDLHDVDENILEETNHITEEDRKRDHRNALRRASYRRKKDKILADENLRPLSNSAGGILDQLELRNAVQ; from the exons ATGGGTAATTCAAGAAGCAAGGCGGTTGATCAGCAACCAGAAGAGGACGTTACTACGG ACCTTACAAGCTCTATAATAGTTGAAGATAACAATGCAAGCATCATACATGTATCTCAAAACATTGGGGAAAATTCAGCTACTGTTCCAG ATGGATCAATGTCGTTTTCGGATGGAGAGCACAATGAGGCTTGCTTCACAGCTCCGAGTATACTGAATTTGGATTTTAGCACAAATCAAGATG ATGGAACAAGTCCGCTACGGATTAAAGACCATCATGATGGTTCGTTGTTGGGTTCCAATAATCTAACTCTCGATTGTGGCACAAATGTAGATGGCCACAATAGTATTG GCGGTGAACCTCCAAACGATGATATCGATGGTGCGACAAAGCTAACAG ACGACATCAGATCCatagatctaagtcatataacaaaTGAACACCTCAACACACAAAGGCGTGCAGCTTATCATAAGAAAAAAGTACAAGACAATGTGTTGTTGCAGGAGGTTCAACAGCCCTGCTTGTCGAAATCTG ACCAGAGGGAACTTAACAATGCGTGGAGGCGGGAATCTTATCGAATTAGCAAGACAAATGGTTTGAAAAAACAACAAGTCGATGGCCACATTGTTCAACGTCGTACCCTAGGTGATATCACGAATGTCCGTCAACCTACACATGTGATCTCGGGTACATCAATTACTCATTGTTTATCAATTTTCATGCGTGGCGTCCCCTTGGTATATCATAAAAGATTACTGACCTACCATGTTGAATCAGAGGACAACAATGTCACCAAAGAGAATGTGGCAATAACCGAAGAAGATCGCAAAAGAGATCATAGAAACGCCCTCAGGAGAGCATCTTATCGGAGGAAAAAAGATCAGGGTCTCCAAGAAAATAATCTCCGCACCCTTAATTTAACTG ACAACCCAACTAGCTCCGCCTATACAACATTATCGCATACTGATTCAGCATTTACTGCTACAACTACGGAgacatcttgtctggttaatgacaATGATCTACATG ACGTTGACGAGAATATACTTGAAGAAACAAATCATATAACCGAGGAAGATCGCAAGAGAGATCATAGAAATGCTCTTAGGAGAGCATCTTATCGGAGGAAAAAGGATAAGATATTAGCAGATGAAAATCTACGGCCACTATCTAATTCAG
- the LOC119333472 gene encoding uncharacterized protein LOC119333472, whose translation METVGDGFEFLADPVDRFPVRALAGGDYAPPAQPALGLLDAVGQFNIDSEWQSTPRSNPLHWQNIQRMLHDFYNLLVGAWIRHQVRSCHAGSKRTLSERVGVRSSSVWTQSRWVFEQEMKRTRREIDKKKTFRISARKYERPRLPPHLDPPPPRHRPASSATPSTAVPSSPHRGLPPLRRALLLAPSESSARRSPTPRPRPARSGPAPPTATGCSARFSLPWATTGRRRRTRRRRGSVRISARRIQHAAPLPSQVALDLAMLEVAAVVAMEGSPPASGVPRPRDQRDCQAEVIISRRAPPSLLVSHNGCGLPLPLDPALLLLRFRFQAVAYGRLSISILPIWSTGGEPGCVWRRWRPASAPYKPRQSSAEAMTSTGGEAARRESQQRHSVWGCVDLVMLEQGNRKHHIRNGVSNSQFTFLPKGFLLCCQYHWSWGLDFVNIKIWDGLPSDVSTKCVAHVH comes from the exons ATGGAGACGGTGGGGGATGGGTTCGAGTTCTTAGCAGATCCAGTCGATCG GTTCCCTGTGCGGGCGTTAGCAGGTGGTGACTACGCGCCACCGGCACAGCCCGCTCTAGGTCTGCTAGATGCAGTAGGCCAGTTCAACATTG ATTCCGAGTGGCAGAGCACCCCCAGATCGAACCCCCTGCACTGGCAGAACATTCAGAGGATGCTGCACGATTTCTACAACCTGCTCGTGGGTGCTTGGATCCGGCATCAG GTGCGCAGCTGCCACGCGGGCTCGAAGCGAACGCTGAGCGAGCGCGTCGGCGTCCGTTCGTCGTCCGTGTGGACGCAAAGCCGGTGGGTGTTTGAGCAGGAAATGAAGCGGACCAGACGTGAAATAGACAAAAA AAAAACGTTTCGTATTTCTGCCAGAAAATACGAGCGACCACGCCTCCCACCCCATCTGGATCCGCCGCCTCCACGCCACCGGCCGGCGTCCTCCGCCACGCCATCCACCGCCGTGCCGTCCTCCCCGCACCGCGGCCTGCCTCCTCTCCGCCGTGCCCTCCTCCTCGCGCCGTCCGAGTCCTCCGCGCGCCGTTCGCCGACGCCGAGGCCCAGGCCAGCCCGCTCCGGGCCCGCGCCGCCGACGGCGACGGGCTGCTCAGCACGCTTCTCGCTGCCATGGGCAACgaccgggaggaggaggaggacgcgcaGGAGGCGGGGTAGCGTCAGAATCAGCGCACGTCGGATCCAGCATGCTGCTCCTCTCCCTTCCCAAGTCGCCCTGGATCTCGCGATGCTGGAGGTGGCCGCGGTCGTTGCTATGGAGGGCTCGCCACCCGCCTCCGGAGTCCCACGTCCTCGAGATCAACGAGATTGCCAAGCCGAGGTCATCATCTCTCGACGGGCTCCTCCATCACTTCTGGTTTCACACAATGGCTGTGGGctgcctctccctctcgatcctgcgctcctcctcctccggttcAGGTTTCAGGCCGTGGCTTATGGTCGCCTCTCCATATCCATCCTTCCAATCTGGAGCACAGGTGGAGAGCCTGGCTGTGTGTGGCGGAGATGGCGCCCCGCATCTGCGCCCTATAAGCCCAGACAGAGCTCCGCCGAGGCCATGACCTCCACAG GAGGGGAGGCCGCAAGGCGGGAGAGCCAGCAGCGGCATTCTGTTTGGGGATGCGTGGATCTGGTGATGCTGGAGCAGGGGAACAGGAAACATCACATCCGCAACGGCGTTTCAAATAGCCAATTTACCTTTCTCCCTAAAGGTTTCTTGCTCTGCTGTCAGTATCACTGGTCTTGGGGTTTAGATTTTGTCAATATCAAAATCTGG GATGGTCTGCCAAGTGATGTGAGCACTAAGTGTGTGGCACACGTTCATTAG
- the LOC119328065 gene encoding uncharacterized protein LOC119328065 has protein sequence MSPPSSPDEEAPSSPEEQERPSSRAMSLVAATREDSQWHRRNQQGHKITRIVAASEDMGAAIASEYVSTHSHHHLRGCESHLSLRGCAYHLRVREFYEYTPRAGIPFQ, from the exons ATGTCGCCGCCAAGTTCGCCGGACGAAGAAGCGCCGAGTTCGCCGGAGGAACAAGAACGCCCGTCGAGCCGTGCAATGTCTCTTGTGGCGGCTACACGAGAG GATTCGCAGTGGCACCGCCGCAACCAGCAAGGACACAAGATCACGAGGATTGTTGCCGCTTCCGAGGACATGGGAGCTGCCATAGCCAGCGAGTACGTGAGCACACACAGTCACCATCACTTAAGAGGATGCGAGAGCCATCTCAGCTTGAGAGGATGCGCATACCATCTCCGG GTGAGGGAGTTCTATGAATACACTCCGAGGGCGGGGATCCCATTTCAATGA